In Streptomyces sp. NBC_01439, the following are encoded in one genomic region:
- the rplV gene encoding 50S ribosomal protein L22, with protein sequence MEARAQARYIRVTPMKARRVVDLIRGMDATEAQAVLRFAPQAASVPVGKVLDSAIANAAHNYNHPDASTLVISEAYVDEGPTLKRFRPRAQGRAYRIRKRTSHITVVVSSKEGSR encoded by the coding sequence ATGGAAGCCAGGGCCCAGGCGCGGTACATCCGCGTCACGCCCATGAAGGCCCGCCGAGTGGTGGACCTTATCCGTGGCATGGATGCCACGGAGGCTCAGGCGGTCCTGCGTTTCGCCCCGCAGGCCGCGAGCGTGCCGGTCGGCAAGGTGCTGGACAGCGCCATTGCCAACGCCGCACACAACTACAACCACCCGGACGCCTCCACGCTGGTCATCAGCGAGGCGTACGTGGACGAGGGCCCGACCCTGAAGCGGTTCCGTCCGCGTGCCCAGGGCCGTGCCTACCGGATCCGCAAGCGGACCAGCCACATCACCGTGGTCGTCAGCAGCAAGGAAGGTTCCCGGTAA
- the rplB gene encoding 50S ribosomal protein L2 translates to MGIRKYKPTTPGRRGSSVADFVEITRSTPEKSLVRPLHSKGGRNNTGRITVRHQGGGHKRAYRVIDFRRHDKDGVPAKVAHIEYDPNRTARIALLHYADGEKRYIIAPKALKQGDRIENGPTADIKPGNNLALRNIPVGTTIHAIELRPGGGAKFARSAGASVQLLAKEGTMAHLRMPSGEIRLVDARCRATVGEVGNAEQSNINWGKAGRMRWKGVRPSVRGVAMNPVDHPHGGGEGKTSGGRHPVSPWGQKEGRTRSPKKASSKYIVRRRKTNKKR, encoded by the coding sequence ATGGGTATCCGCAAGTACAAGCCGACGACCCCGGGCCGTCGTGGCTCCAGCGTCGCCGACTTTGTCGAGATCACGCGGTCCACGCCGGAGAAGTCGCTGGTTCGCCCCCTGCACAGCAAGGGCGGCCGTAACAACACCGGTCGGATCACCGTTCGCCACCAGGGTGGTGGACACAAGCGCGCCTACCGCGTGATCGACTTCCGTCGTCACGACAAGGACGGCGTGCCGGCCAAGGTCGCGCACATCGAGTACGACCCCAACCGCACCGCGCGCATCGCGCTCCTGCACTACGCGGACGGCGAGAAGCGCTACATCATCGCGCCGAAGGCTCTGAAGCAGGGCGACCGGATTGAGAACGGCCCCACGGCCGACATCAAGCCCGGTAACAACCTCGCGCTCCGCAACATCCCGGTCGGTACCACGATCCACGCGATCGAGCTCCGTCCCGGTGGCGGCGCGAAGTTCGCGCGTTCGGCTGGTGCCTCCGTGCAGCTGCTGGCGAAGGAGGGCACGATGGCCCACCTTCGTATGCCGTCGGGCGAGATCCGTCTCGTCGACGCGCGCTGCCGCGCCACGGTCGGCGAGGTCGGCAACGCCGAGCAGTCGAACATCAACTGGGGCAAGGCCGGCCGCATGCGCTGGAAGGGCGTTCGCCCGTCCGTCCGCGGTGTCGCGATGAACCCGGTTGACCACCCGCACGGTGGTGGTGAGGGCAAGACCAGTGGTGGTCGCCACCCGGTCTCCCCGTGGGGTCAGAAGGAGGGTCGTACTCGCTCGCCGAAGAAGGCTTCGAGCAAGTACATCGTCCGCCGCCGCAAGACGAACAAGAAGCGCTAG
- the rpsS gene encoding 30S ribosomal protein S19 — MPRSLKKGPFVDDHLVKKVDVQNEAGTKNVIKTWSRRSMIIPSMLGHTIAVHNGKTHVPVFVTESMVGHKLGEFSPTRTFRGHVKDDRKSKRR; from the coding sequence ATGCCGCGCAGTCTCAAGAAGGGGCCCTTCGTCGACGACCACCTCGTAAAGAAGGTGGACGTCCAGAACGAAGCCGGCACCAAGAACGTCATCAAGACCTGGTCCCGTCGCTCGATGATCATCCCCAGCATGCTGGGCCACACCATCGCGGTGCACAACGGCAAGACCCACGTCCCGGTGTTCGTCACCGAGTCGATGGTCGGCCACAAGCTCGGCGAGTTCTCGCCGACTCGCACCTTCCGCGGCCACGTCAAGGACGACCGGAAGTCGAAGCGCCGCTAA